The Hyphococcus flavus genome contains a region encoding:
- a CDS encoding TonB-dependent receptor domain-containing protein: MRSTLKKRLLAGSILLAAAYGHPVLANEQKIDAYPSQDAAKTLDGISSSSGLQILYANNDLDGVVANAVHETDSPSGALDQALKGTGLEYAMVNDRTAVVRKAAFIQDETTSGGTQVTGSGGSTGRDRIVVTAQKKEQDLQDVALSVQAFSGEDLDNQGVQNVQDLQLRTPGFTMGSNVVFGQPYIRGIGNGTLTIGSDSSVAVHLDGVYLTRPMSAYQEFFDVERVEVLKGPQGTLYGRNATGGVLNIISAKPTDEFEASARFTYGNYNQLRGDATVSGPLAEGVAMRLTGFRAKRDGFTENAFDGSDLDDQDIWGVRGQLLLEPADNFSVLVAGDISREDSTRGQGFRVTEPGGGSAGATFFDDPFIVSKDYPARTYTKAYGVSATADLALDGVNIKSITAYRHSEFMLSLDLDASDNAHSFVDPENEDSDTITQELQIYGGGDGFDWLIGGFYLNEEASTLFDINILPSTRVVPNGFTTVNAYAVFGQATLRLADQLGLTVGARWSGEDKEARVRTAGATPSPFTTASEDWSAFTPRVALEYTPADNVMLYASYTKGFKSGGFNATSTAVPGFDPEKINSYEVGLRSTWGDGLVTANLTGFYYDYSDLQVRALVSGIISGVSNAAKADIKGLEGQFDLNPTDEFSLNLNVSWLDAEFGEFLTTDPDSAMPMAVIDLAGNRLSRAPELQLSGGAQYEWDLGNESAFLIRGDVSYQSKVFFDEFNYDTRSQDGFATLSGKVGYTLPGGNLTVDVWAKNITDKAYAVNVLRSAGFYGTATWYGAPRTFGVSLTGRL, encoded by the coding sequence ATGCGCTCAACATTGAAAAAACGCCTGCTTGCGGGTTCGATCTTGCTGGCTGCAGCTTATGGCCATCCCGTATTGGCGAACGAACAGAAAATTGACGCTTATCCTTCTCAGGATGCGGCGAAAACGCTGGACGGCATTTCCAGTAGCTCAGGCTTGCAGATTTTATATGCAAACAACGACCTTGATGGCGTTGTGGCGAACGCTGTACACGAGACGGATTCGCCGTCAGGTGCGTTGGACCAGGCATTGAAAGGCACTGGTCTTGAATATGCGATGGTCAATGACCGCACGGCGGTCGTACGCAAAGCTGCTTTTATTCAGGATGAAACAACTTCCGGCGGCACGCAGGTCACGGGCTCAGGCGGTTCTACAGGACGCGATCGCATTGTCGTTACAGCGCAGAAGAAAGAGCAGGACCTTCAGGATGTGGCGCTTTCCGTTCAGGCATTCAGCGGAGAAGATCTGGATAATCAAGGCGTGCAAAACGTGCAGGATCTGCAGCTGAGAACGCCGGGTTTTACCATGGGGTCGAATGTTGTCTTCGGACAACCGTACATCCGAGGCATCGGCAATGGTACGCTGACGATTGGGTCGGATTCCAGTGTTGCTGTTCACCTTGACGGCGTTTACTTGACGCGCCCCATGTCCGCTTATCAGGAATTTTTTGACGTCGAGCGGGTCGAAGTTCTGAAAGGTCCGCAAGGAACGCTTTATGGCCGGAACGCAACCGGCGGCGTCTTGAATATCATTTCGGCAAAACCGACGGATGAATTTGAAGCGTCTGCCCGTTTTACCTACGGCAACTATAACCAGCTTCGCGGTGATGCAACTGTAAGCGGCCCTCTTGCCGAAGGCGTCGCAATGAGGCTGACAGGTTTCCGTGCAAAGCGTGACGGGTTTACCGAAAACGCATTTGATGGCTCTGATCTGGACGATCAGGACATCTGGGGCGTGCGCGGACAATTGCTTCTTGAACCGGCCGATAATTTTTCGGTTCTTGTTGCGGGTGATATCAGCAGAGAAGACAGCACGCGCGGGCAAGGTTTCCGGGTCACCGAACCCGGCGGCGGTTCGGCTGGGGCAACCTTCTTTGATGATCCCTTCATTGTCAGCAAGGATTATCCTGCACGCACCTATACAAAAGCCTATGGCGTCAGTGCGACGGCGGATCTGGCGCTGGATGGGGTCAATATAAAGTCGATCACCGCTTATCGTCATAGCGAATTCATGCTCTCGCTTGACTTGGATGCAAGTGACAACGCGCATTCTTTTGTCGATCCTGAAAACGAAGATTCGGATACAATCACGCAAGAACTGCAAATCTACGGCGGCGGTGATGGTTTTGATTGGTTAATTGGCGGTTTCTATCTTAATGAAGAAGCCTCAACACTTTTTGATATCAACATTTTGCCGTCAACGAGGGTCGTTCCCAACGGGTTCACTACAGTCAACGCCTACGCGGTTTTCGGACAGGCGACATTGCGGCTGGCTGATCAGCTTGGCCTGACCGTTGGCGCGCGTTGGAGCGGTGAGGATAAAGAGGCGAGGGTGCGGACAGCGGGCGCGACGCCAAGTCCATTCACCACAGCCTCCGAAGACTGGAGCGCTTTTACGCCTCGCGTGGCTCTTGAGTATACGCCTGCGGATAACGTCATGTTGTACGCGTCCTATACAAAAGGTTTCAAGTCAGGCGGGTTTAACGCAACGTCAACGGCTGTGCCGGGTTTTGATCCTGAAAAAATCAACAGCTATGAAGTCGGGTTGCGTTCCACCTGGGGTGACGGCTTGGTCACGGCGAACCTTACCGGTTTCTATTACGATTATAGCGACCTGCAGGTTCGTGCTCTCGTGAGCGGCATAATCAGCGGCGTATCCAACGCGGCGAAAGCTGACATCAAGGGTCTCGAAGGACAGTTCGATCTGAACCCTACAGACGAATTTTCGCTTAACCTGAACGTCTCATGGCTGGATGCAGAGTTTGGCGAGTTCCTGACAACCGACCCTGACAGCGCCATGCCAATGGCGGTTATTGATCTTGCAGGCAACCGGTTGTCCCGTGCGCCGGAACTGCAACTATCCGGCGGAGCTCAATATGAGTGGGATCTCGGTAATGAAAGCGCTTTTCTGATCCGAGGCGATGTCAGTTATCAATCGAAAGTATTCTTCGATGAGTTCAACTATGACACGCGATCGCAGGACGGTTTCGCGACGCTCTCCGGCAAGGTTGGTTACACGCTGCCTGGAGGAAACCTGACGGTAGATGTTTGGGCGAAGAACATCACCGACAAGGCCTATGCCGTGAACGTGCTGCGCAGCGCAGGCTTTTACGGCACAGCGACTTGGTATGGCGCGCCGCGGACATTCGGCGTGTCCCTGACGGGCAGGCTCTAA
- a CDS encoding fumarylacetoacetate hydrolase family protein: MKLLRYRTVSGQVKLGALTQSGDIADLVGLAETLGEPIHFFEDMNTLIEGGADALLSAQKCLDEASQSEGSQYVISYSPAMLACPLPDPPALRLCTVYPGHFVQARQAAALLAERELGVKAPSDFPDTPPPLFFEHPYFCRGNHKSLGGPGDDIIWPNYAQYLDFECEIAAVLGSGGANLGQESAKAAIFGFTILNDVSARLPQLQEMPFGIGPCKGKGFDGGMKIGPVIVTADEFFPSTQRAEIRVNGEVWSKTTIAGAAFDWPSIISFASAGETLVPGEVISSGCIENGSGIELNRWLSPGVLLEFDVEGIGVLANPVAT; encoded by the coding sequence ATGAAACTGCTTCGCTATAGAACAGTATCTGGTCAGGTTAAGCTTGGCGCGCTTACACAGTCTGGCGATATTGCGGATCTGGTTGGCCTAGCGGAAACCCTGGGCGAACCAATTCATTTTTTTGAAGACATGAATACGCTTATAGAGGGCGGCGCTGACGCACTGTTATCAGCGCAAAAATGTCTGGATGAAGCGTCACAAAGTGAGGGTTCGCAATACGTCATAAGCTATTCTCCTGCGATGCTGGCTTGCCCGCTTCCCGATCCGCCAGCCTTGCGATTGTGTACAGTTTACCCAGGGCATTTCGTTCAAGCACGCCAAGCCGCGGCATTACTTGCTGAGCGTGAGCTTGGTGTTAAGGCGCCGTCGGATTTCCCGGATACGCCACCGCCACTATTTTTTGAGCATCCGTATTTTTGCAGGGGAAATCACAAATCCCTGGGTGGCCCCGGCGACGACATTATCTGGCCGAACTACGCCCAATATCTAGATTTTGAATGTGAGATTGCAGCGGTCCTCGGGTCCGGCGGGGCAAACCTTGGTCAGGAAAGTGCGAAAGCTGCGATTTTTGGTTTCACCATTCTCAATGATGTCAGCGCCCGCCTGCCGCAATTGCAGGAGATGCCGTTCGGGATTGGTCCGTGCAAAGGAAAAGGTTTTGACGGGGGCATGAAAATTGGCCCTGTGATCGTCACAGCAGATGAATTTTTTCCATCTACTCAGCGCGCGGAAATTCGCGTCAATGGAGAAGTCTGGTCGAAGACGACAATCGCTGGCGCGGCGTTTGACTGGCCATCCATAATCAGCTTTGCGAGCGCGGGTGAAACGCTGGTTCCCGGAGAGGTTATTTCAAGCGGCTGTATTGAAAACGGCAGCGGTATTGAGCTGAACCGGTGGCTTTCGCCGGGGGTATTGCTTGAATTCGATGTCGAAGGAATAGGCGTTTTGGCGAATCCTGTCGCTACTTAG
- a CDS encoding malate/lactate/ureidoglycolate dehydrogenase, whose protein sequence is MRLTKATSIAVAKSLLLAMGADDDEAQIGAEGLTDANLSGHDSHGIGVLYMYARSAEAGQLVLNAELEARQLGSILKINGNAGLGQRIGREAMASACDIAAREGVCIASLANSFHLGRIGAWGEQCADAGFVSVHFVGAISRSLVAPHFGREARLTTNPVCIGFPRTNGEAPVICDFATSAFAAGKVRLAYEAGKPAPEGALCDADGVQTTDAARLFEAPLGALLPMAGHKGYALSVMCELLGGALAGNACGPDRQAPDKIINNMLSIVFDPEKFMPQEVLQKESETLLDWLKQTPPAPGQDKVLSPGEPEAIARRKRLAEGFEMSDGAWRLLEETGENLGVSASELNRCADQG, encoded by the coding sequence GTCAATTGCTGTTGCAAAAAGCCTTTTGCTCGCCATGGGGGCGGACGATGATGAAGCACAAATTGGGGCCGAAGGGCTGACCGACGCAAATCTTTCAGGCCATGACAGCCACGGTATTGGCGTTTTGTACATGTATGCGCGCTCTGCAGAGGCAGGTCAGCTTGTACTCAACGCTGAACTCGAAGCCCGCCAGCTCGGTTCAATTTTGAAAATCAATGGAAATGCCGGTTTAGGCCAGCGCATAGGACGCGAAGCTATGGCGTCCGCCTGTGACATTGCGGCAAGAGAGGGGGTTTGCATCGCGTCTCTTGCAAACTCATTTCACCTTGGTCGTATCGGGGCATGGGGTGAACAATGTGCGGATGCGGGATTTGTTTCCGTGCATTTCGTCGGCGCTATTTCCCGGTCCCTCGTTGCGCCGCATTTTGGTCGCGAGGCGCGCCTTACGACAAATCCTGTTTGTATTGGCTTTCCCCGGACTAACGGGGAGGCGCCTGTGATATGCGACTTTGCAACGTCCGCCTTCGCCGCAGGAAAAGTGCGGCTTGCTTATGAAGCAGGAAAGCCAGCCCCTGAAGGAGCGTTGTGCGATGCTGATGGCGTGCAAACAACAGATGCCGCCAGGCTTTTTGAAGCGCCGCTTGGCGCGCTTCTGCCAATGGCGGGGCACAAAGGCTACGCGTTATCTGTGATGTGCGAACTGCTAGGAGGGGCGCTCGCGGGAAACGCCTGCGGGCCAGACCGTCAGGCGCCCGACAAAATCATCAACAATATGCTTAGCATCGTATTCGATCCAGAAAAATTTATGCCGCAGGAGGTGTTGCAAAAAGAATCCGAAACGCTGCTTGACTGGCTGAAGCAAACACCGCCTGCGCCCGGTCAGGATAAAGTCCTTTCTCCAGGCGAGCCTGAGGCAATAGCGCGCCGGAAAAGATTGGCGGAAGGTTTTGAAATGTCCGACGGCGCCTGGCGCTTGTTGGAAGAAACCGGCGAAAATCTGGGCGTTTCGGCTAGCGAATTAAACCGTTGCGCTGATCAGGGATGA
- a CDS encoding MFS transporter yields MKTDQPAAGASPGLFRILGYSLPALPLAVMLIPVNAFLPFFYNDVVGISAALVGMILLYSRLLDVITDPLVGWMSDRTRIKFGRRRTWMFIGAPIFVFGAWMMFMPPEGAGAAHLFIATTTVFFGWTCIQIPYQAWGAETITNYDRRAVLSGMRETFTNLGIVGAASIPILAAMFFGHDSIDRFVMAMVGGAVMIAMPLAVLIASTSFPDRPAEKQISKQPQTGLLSRIRSAEFTRPFVLVLISYVCMGLAKGIQNAMTVYYATYVLKQPEVVGYVLFAAFSGVIIGTPLWVALSKTLGKHRSVAASLILAVAILMIFAVPLGPGQGWTFVVIEFFVGLAAAGYLVLPAAVIADAVDYDAVQKGRMRYGLHFASWSLMQKLVHAFAIGLALPVLAFFGFDDPAVSKDSLAPVIRMLYLVAPAPLYIIGAILFWQFPIDRKKHAEIRRIIEEDGLLEKSFRATG; encoded by the coding sequence ATGAAAACAGATCAACCGGCTGCAGGCGCATCGCCTGGGCTCTTTCGTATCTTGGGATATAGTCTGCCGGCCTTGCCGCTCGCGGTCATGCTGATCCCGGTAAACGCTTTCCTGCCTTTTTTTTATAACGACGTCGTTGGTATTTCCGCCGCTCTTGTCGGCATGATTTTGCTTTATTCCCGCCTGCTGGATGTCATTACTGACCCGCTTGTCGGGTGGATGTCCGATCGGACACGTATCAAATTTGGCAGACGCCGAACATGGATGTTTATCGGTGCGCCGATCTTTGTATTTGGCGCCTGGATGATGTTCATGCCTCCTGAAGGCGCCGGCGCCGCTCATCTTTTTATCGCAACGACGACTGTATTCTTCGGGTGGACCTGTATCCAAATTCCGTATCAGGCATGGGGCGCGGAAACGATTACGAACTATGACCGCCGCGCCGTACTGTCGGGCATGCGCGAGACCTTTACAAATCTCGGTATTGTCGGCGCCGCAAGCATACCGATCCTCGCCGCAATGTTTTTCGGACATGACTCTATTGACCGATTTGTGATGGCGATGGTCGGCGGCGCGGTCATGATTGCAATGCCGCTGGCAGTACTGATCGCATCAACGTCATTTCCTGATCGTCCGGCTGAAAAGCAAATTTCTAAGCAACCACAGACAGGATTGTTGTCACGGATTCGTTCTGCGGAGTTCACGAGGCCGTTTGTGCTCGTCTTGATCTCCTATGTTTGCATGGGGCTGGCGAAGGGCATTCAAAACGCCATGACAGTGTACTACGCGACGTATGTGCTCAAGCAGCCCGAGGTCGTGGGGTATGTATTGTTTGCCGCGTTTAGCGGCGTCATCATCGGCACGCCTTTATGGGTGGCTTTAAGTAAAACCCTTGGCAAGCACCGAAGCGTTGCTGCGTCCCTTATTCTGGCGGTGGCGATCTTGATGATTTTTGCTGTTCCCTTGGGGCCTGGGCAAGGCTGGACGTTTGTTGTTATCGAGTTTTTTGTAGGGCTCGCGGCGGCGGGGTATCTGGTTCTCCCGGCGGCGGTCATTGCGGATGCGGTTGACTATGACGCTGTCCAGAAAGGGCGGATGCGATACGGTTTGCATTTTGCGAGTTGGAGCCTGATGCAAAAACTCGTGCATGCTTTCGCGATCGGTCTTGCATTACCCGTGCTGGCTTTTTTCGGCTTTGATGATCCTGCTGTGAGCAAGGACAGTCTCGCACCTGTCATCAGGATGCTTTACCTCGTCGCGCCGGCGCCGCTTTATATCATTGGCGCCATTCTGTTTTGGCAATTTCCGATTGACCGCAAAAAGCACGCTGAAATTCGTCGGATAATCGAAGAAGACGGACTTCTGGAGAAGTCCTTCCGCGCGACGGGCTAA
- a CDS encoding nuclear transport factor 2 family protein — MSDNEMRALHTATALLTEFANAVDQGDLKQLGQLFCADATMDLPALSGDQKREVLQGREAILARWRGDRPFASRHIVGNIAVVCNQADRIDVKSTGIGIRGPKEGGAPFLIVVADYKDTLQHSDGNWRFRSRVVSSVFSWAAEPR, encoded by the coding sequence GTGTCTGACAATGAAATGAGAGCGCTTCACACGGCGACGGCGCTGCTGACCGAATTCGCGAACGCAGTCGATCAGGGAGACTTAAAACAATTAGGGCAATTGTTTTGTGCGGACGCGACAATGGATTTGCCTGCGTTGAGCGGTGATCAAAAACGTGAAGTGTTGCAAGGCCGGGAAGCCATTCTCGCCAGATGGCGGGGTGATAGGCCTTTTGCAAGTCGGCACATTGTTGGCAACATAGCGGTTGTGTGTAACCAGGCAGACCGGATTGATGTCAAATCAACCGGCATAGGTATTCGCGGCCCGAAGGAAGGCGGCGCGCCGTTTTTGATTGTCGTTGCGGATTACAAAGATACGTTGCAACACAGTGATGGAAACTGGCGGTTTCGTTCCAGAGTGGTGAGTTCCGTTTTTAGCTGGGCGGCTGAGCCGCGATGA